A single window of Solanum dulcamara chromosome 5, daSolDulc1.2, whole genome shotgun sequence DNA harbors:
- the LOC129889444 gene encoding tocopherol cyclase, chloroplastic — protein sequence MESISSFSAISPISKNIGFSRTRIDCVTSITNGELFSFKNLNNYSSTILKRQYQKSRHAFVVKAVAGADSSVETKKKENRELVKPVYSSTPPNRPLRTPHSGYHFDGSTRKFFEGWFFKVSIPECRQSFCFMYSVESPSFTKKLSSFEELQYGPRFTGVGAQILGADDKYICQYSEESSNFWGSRHELMLGNTFIAQNSAKPPNKEVRPQEFNRCVTEGFQVTPLWHQGSIRDDGRTDYTEIVKTASWEYSTRPIYGWGDVNSKQKSTAGWPAAFPVFEPHWQVCMAAGLSTGWIEWDGQRFEFQNAPSYSEKNWGGSFPRKWFWVQCSVFEGAIGDVALTAGGGLRLLPGLNETFESVALIGIHYGGIFYEFVPWNASISWEVTPWGKWNISAENEKHMVELEATTEDSGTTLRAPTEEMGLAPACRDTCFGDLRLQLWERKSNGSKGKVILDVTSNMAGLEVGGGPWFNTWKAKAEMPEIVTRVINAPVDLDGILSCVPPLLKPPGL from the exons ATGGAGAGCATTTCTAGTTTTTCCGCCATTTCTccaatttccaaaaatattggATTTTCTAGGACTAGGATTGATTGTGTAACTTCAATTACAAATGGGGAACTTTTTTctttcaagaatttgaacaaTTATTCATCTACTATCCTGAAGCGACAgtatcaaaaatcaagacatgCATTTGTAGTCAAAGCAGTGGCAGGAGCTGATTCATCTGTCGAAAccaaaaagaaggaaaatagGGAGCTTGTGAAACCGGTTTACTCTTCTACGCCTCCTAATCGTCCTCTTCGAACTCCTCACAGCGG GTACCATTTTGATGGAAGTACCAGAAAATTCTTTGAAGGTTGGTTCTTTAAGGTATCAATTCCAGAGTGTAGACAGAGTTTCTGCTTTATGTATTCTGTAGAGAGTCCTTCATTTACCAAGAAATTAAGCAGCTTTGAGGAGCTGCAATATGGGCCTCGGTTTACTGGTGTGGGAGCTCAAATTCTTGGTGCAGATGACAAGTATATTTGTCAATATAGTGAAGAGTCTTCAAACTTCTGGGGAA GTAGGCATGAACTGATGCTTGGCAACACCTTCATTGCCCAAAATAGTGCGAAGCCTCCAAATAAGGAAGTTCGCCCACAG GAGTTTAATCGCTGTGTCACAGAGGGTTTTCAAGTTACCCCACTTTGGCATCAAGGATCTATTCGCGATGACGGGAG GACAGATTATACTGAAATTGTGAAAACTGCTAGCTGGGAGTATAGCACGCGGCCCATTTATGGATGGGGCGATGTTAACTCAAAGCAGAAGTCCACGGCAGGATGGCCTGCTGCTTTTCCTGTATTTGAGCCACATTGGCAAGTATGCATGGCAGCTGGACTTTCCACAG GCTGGATAGAGTGGGATGGTCAGCGGTTTGAGTTTCAAAATGCTCCTTCTTACTCCGAAAAGAACTGGGGTGGTTCCTTCCCAAGAAAGTGGTTTTGG GTCCAGTGCAGTGTCTTTGAAGGTGCAATTGGAGATGTTGCTTTGACCGCTGGTGGTGGATTAAGGCTACTTCCGGGATTGAATGAGACTTTTGAAAGTGTTGCTCTG ATAGGAATTCACTATGGAGGTATTTTCTATGAATTTGTTCCATGGAATGCTAGTATTAGTTGGGAAGTTACTCCCTGGGGTAAATGGAATATATCTGCGGAGAATGAGAAACATATG GTAGAACTAGAAGCAACAACAGAAGATTCTGGTACCACATTGCGGGCTCCTACAGAAGAGATGGGTCTCGCTCCTGCATGTAGAGACACTTGTTTCGGTGACCTTAGACTGCAGTTGTGGGAACGGAAGAGTAATGGGAGTAAAGGAAAG GTTATTTTGGATGTTACAAGCAATATGGCAGGTCTAGAAGTTGGGGGAGGGCCATGGTTCAACACATGGAAGGCAAAAGCAGAGATGCCGGAAATTGTTACTCGAGTTATCAATGCTCCTGTGGATTTGGATGGCATATTGAGCTGTGTTCCTCCACTTCTCAAACCTCCTGGCCTTTGA